Proteins from one Deinococcus sp. AB2017081 genomic window:
- a CDS encoding flavin-containing monooxygenase, translating to MTERTFCIIGAGPCGLALARAFRKAGIRYDHVERHSDVGGIWDIDNPGSPMYRSAHFISSKTQSHFLGFPMTADYPDYPSNTQILAYLRSFARTFGLYDHIRFGVGVVDVQQVSGGWQVAFSDGETRTYAGVICATGTNWEPQVPRFEGEFSGDLRHSVTYTSPDEFRGKKVLIVGAGNSGCDIACDAARNASAAFISMRRGYHFIPKRVFGQPSDAFAANGPHLPAALERPIMQGLLRLLVGDLTRVGLPKPDHRLFESHPIMNDQLIHHLAHGDIRVKPDVERFDGLDVVFRDGTREAIDVVICATGYTMNIPYARRYFQWKSERPELYLTIFNREHHNLFGLGYLETDGALYDLADWMAHLLTRYLLTQAASPDAPQPFDTLIRDDRTDLSGGPHVDSPRHALYVQRRAYLKHLRALCRRVGWPEPDAHALAVPVTAPRPLPGGATGQQVGA from the coding sequence ATGACCGAACGAACCTTCTGCATCATCGGTGCCGGGCCGTGTGGTCTGGCCCTGGCCCGCGCCTTCCGGAAGGCGGGTATCCGCTACGACCACGTCGAGCGGCATTCGGATGTCGGCGGCATCTGGGACATCGACAATCCCGGTTCGCCCATGTACCGCAGCGCCCACTTCATCTCGTCCAAGACCCAGTCGCATTTCCTGGGCTTCCCCATGACGGCCGACTACCCGGACTACCCGTCGAACACGCAGATCCTGGCGTACCTGCGGTCGTTCGCGCGGACATTCGGCCTGTACGACCACATCCGCTTCGGGGTGGGCGTGGTGGATGTCCAGCAGGTCAGCGGCGGCTGGCAGGTGGCGTTCTCGGACGGCGAGACCCGGACGTATGCCGGCGTGATCTGCGCCACGGGCACCAACTGGGAGCCGCAGGTGCCGCGCTTTGAAGGGGAGTTCTCGGGAGACCTGCGCCACAGCGTGACCTACACCTCGCCGGACGAATTCCGGGGCAAGAAGGTGCTGATCGTCGGGGCGGGCAACTCGGGCTGCGACATCGCCTGCGACGCGGCCCGCAACGCGAGCGCGGCCTTCATCAGCATGCGGCGCGGGTACCATTTCATCCCCAAGCGCGTCTTCGGGCAGCCCTCGGACGCCTTTGCGGCGAATGGCCCGCACCTGCCGGCGGCGCTGGAACGGCCCATCATGCAGGGGCTGCTGCGGCTGCTGGTGGGCGACCTGACGCGGGTGGGCCTGCCGAAACCGGATCACCGCCTGTTCGAGTCGCACCCGATCATGAACGACCAGCTGATCCACCACCTCGCGCACGGCGATATCCGGGTCAAACCCGACGTCGAGCGCTTCGACGGCCTGGACGTCGTCTTCCGCGACGGCACGCGCGAGGCCATCGACGTGGTCATCTGTGCGACCGGCTACACCATGAACATCCCGTACGCCCGGCGCTACTTCCAGTGGAAGTCCGAGCGCCCGGAGCTGTACCTGACCATCTTCAACCGCGAGCACCACAACCTGTTCGGGCTGGGCTACCTGGAGACCGACGGCGCGCTGTACGACCTGGCCGACTGGATGGCGCACCTGCTCACCCGCTACCTGCTGACCCAGGCGGCGTCCCCGGACGCTCCCCAGCCCTTCGACACGCTGATCCGCGACGACCGCACCGATCTGTCGGGTGGCCCGCATGTCGACAGCCCGCGCCACGCCCTGTACGTCCAGCGCCGGGCGTACCTGAAGCACCTGCGGGCGCTGTGCCGGCGGGTCGGCTGGCCCGAGCCCGACGCACATGCACTCGCCGTGCCTGTCACCGCCCCGCGCCCCCTGCCCGGCGGCGCGACCGGCCAGCAGGTGGGCGCATGA
- a CDS encoding MFS transporter: MTPWTLLGAYALLTASTQMLWLTYAPITTGAAAALDTTAGGIGWLSAVFQALYILLSVPAGRWLDRHFPVALGVGALGVAVGALVRMAAPEQFTAQLAGQILIALAQPLVLNAVTGISTRYFPPRDRAVVVGVSTASLFLGILVAMVSGPLLMEAGGLGLVLLAQAVPTVVVAAALVVGLRLRPPAPVPPVPEAQRGVYLDPLMWRLGLLLFVGYGVFAGLSTWLEPILGVYGITSVQSGTLTAVMVLASLLGSALLAPVVVRRGRSRDMLCGSLLVGAVSLAAIATAHPLPWVGAWLAVCGLFTMSTLPVVLELAETNVPASSQGAAVGFLMLLANAGALVMVLAVQGVLHTAPWPLVVLAAALMLVVPLAARLPAAFRSARPADVTPR, encoded by the coding sequence ATGACGCCCTGGACGCTCCTGGGCGCCTACGCGCTGCTGACCGCCAGCACCCAGATGCTGTGGCTCACGTACGCGCCCATCACCACCGGGGCCGCCGCCGCGCTGGACACCACGGCAGGGGGGATCGGGTGGCTGTCGGCCGTCTTCCAGGCGCTGTACATCCTGCTGTCGGTGCCGGCGGGGCGGTGGCTGGATCGACACTTCCCCGTGGCGCTGGGCGTGGGGGCGCTGGGGGTGGCGGTGGGGGCCTTGGTACGCATGGCCGCTCCGGAGCAGTTCACGGCGCAGCTGGCCGGACAGATCCTGATCGCGCTGGCGCAGCCGCTGGTGCTGAACGCCGTGACCGGGATCAGCACGCGGTATTTCCCGCCGCGCGACCGCGCCGTGGTGGTAGGAGTGTCCACGGCCAGTTTGTTCCTGGGCATTCTCGTGGCCATGGTCAGCGGGCCGCTGCTCATGGAGGCCGGCGGCCTGGGGCTGGTGCTGCTGGCCCAGGCGGTGCCGACCGTGGTGGTGGCCGCTGCGCTGGTGGTGGGCCTGCGCCTGCGGCCGCCCGCGCCGGTGCCCCCGGTGCCAGAGGCCCAGCGCGGCGTGTATCTCGATCCGCTGATGTGGCGGCTGGGTCTGCTGCTGTTCGTGGGCTACGGCGTGTTCGCCGGCCTGAGCACGTGGCTGGAGCCGATCCTGGGGGTCTACGGGATCACCAGCGTGCAGAGCGGCACCCTGACCGCCGTGATGGTGCTGGCCAGCCTGCTCGGGTCGGCGCTGCTCGCTCCGGTGGTCGTGCGCCGGGGGCGCAGCCGCGACATGCTGTGCGGCTCGCTGCTGGTCGGGGCCGTGTCGCTGGCCGCCATCGCCACGGCGCACCCGCTGCCGTGGGTGGGGGCATGGCTGGCCGTGTGTGGCCTGTTCACCATGTCCACGCTGCCGGTCGTGCTCGAACTGGCCGAGACGAATGTGCCCGCCAGCTCACAGGGCGCGGCGGTCGGCTTCCTGATGCTGCTGGCCAATGCCGGTGCCCTGGTCATGGTGCTGGCCGTGCAGGGCGTCCTGCACACCGCCCCGTGGCCGCTGGTGGTGCTGGCCGCCGCCCTGATGCTCGTCGTGCCCCTCGCCGCCCGTCTGCCCGCCGCGTTCCGCTCAGCGCGCCCGGCCGATGTGACGCCTCGCTGA
- a CDS encoding endonuclease III domain-containing protein encodes MTAESVLNVARPDVERAELLVWLKDTLRAEYGERGLDSRREPMHELISTILSQRTTHADEEAAYQELRELGDWDAIIAAPTEQVAHAIRRSQYPESKAPRIQQTLVALRDSPGGYSLEFLRDMPVKDALKFLTDLPGVGIKTASLVLLFNYARPVFPVDTHVHRVTTRVGAIPKMGEQAAHRALLKLLPADPPFLYELHVNLLRHGQRVCSWTAPKCGVCVLRERCDAYATYGGKVPSWKA; translated from the coding sequence GTGACCGCCGAGAGTGTTCTGAACGTGGCCCGTCCGGACGTGGAGCGGGCCGAACTGCTGGTGTGGTTGAAGGACACGCTGCGGGCCGAGTACGGCGAGCGGGGACTCGACTCCCGGCGCGAGCCCATGCACGAGCTGATCAGCACCATCCTGTCGCAGCGCACCACCCACGCCGACGAGGAAGCCGCGTATCAGGAACTGCGCGAACTGGGCGACTGGGACGCGATCATCGCCGCGCCGACCGAGCAGGTCGCCCACGCGATCCGCCGCTCGCAGTACCCCGAGAGCAAGGCCCCCCGGATTCAGCAGACGCTGGTGGCCCTGCGCGACTCGCCCGGCGGCTACAGCCTGGAGTTCCTGCGGGACATGCCGGTCAAGGACGCCCTGAAATTCCTGACTGATCTGCCCGGCGTGGGCATCAAGACGGCCAGTTTAGTCCTGCTGTTCAACTATGCCCGGCCGGTGTTTCCCGTCGATACCCACGTCCACCGCGTCACCACCCGGGTCGGCGCGATCCCGAAGATGGGCGAGCAGGCCGCGCACCGTGCCCTGCTGAAGCTCCTGCCGGCCGATCCCCCGTTCCTGTACGAACTGCACGTGAATCTGCTCCGGCATGGCCAGCGGGTGTGTTCGTGGACGGCCCCGAAGTGCGGCGTCTGCGTGCTGCGGGAGCGCTGTGACGCCTACGCCACGTATGGCGGCAAGGTGCCGAGCTGGAAGGCCTGA
- a CDS encoding E3 binding domain-containing protein gives MERIAPLAKILAEANGIDWQHLRGTGDGGMIVEQDILNYLSRIMTGEEEPPSTPVDVPPPDWNGDMNAMPDLSGVSADQLTRAGVESDLTSLMGQPAVSSPQVPATPAAALDDDLEFELDDAEPEPTPAPVAAAPAAPAPSLGGWEWSAPSPASGSPLVPAPVADVVADPVPTFSLPMPAAQEVSGVAAPEVGTPAPAAEPFPFGAGTVEAPASMPVAEPVAEPAAVPAAGLGSLLSRLYQQPAPTPEPVTPAPAPADVTPAAPAPWQPAPAMDLDAPDQDSGPALDTGTNWPAPAAPEPVAQPAWAPAWTADVTPVAAAPLPEPQAAEPEAADPMPAHVAEPVATAPAIAEPTEPESTEPEPVSAEAKPATPEPTAPVVEDAPASEPDPEPVAAAPVPVAAAPQAGQDAVWFGTYLRRDTDMAALTDLHGQLVAALGQHLPLALLVARAAQRHAGHLGLHSVALQGASGARSVDGETLRAAADASTHEYQGTPDLLVVDAGAHGLDDLHYPHTTTLSVGRLQDGRAALTLNGTVDAGRGAEFLAAVATTLGQPVLLLL, from the coding sequence ATGGAACGGATTGCTCCGCTGGCCAAGATTCTGGCAGAGGCGAACGGGATTGACTGGCAGCATCTCAGGGGAACCGGCGACGGCGGCATGATCGTCGAGCAGGACATCCTGAACTACCTCTCCCGCATCATGACCGGCGAGGAGGAGCCGCCGTCCACCCCCGTGGACGTGCCGCCACCCGACTGGAACGGCGACATGAACGCCATGCCCGATCTGAGCGGTGTCAGCGCCGACCAGCTGACCCGCGCCGGCGTGGAGTCCGACCTCACGTCGCTGATGGGCCAGCCCGCCGTGTCGTCGCCGCAGGTGCCGGCCACGCCGGCCGCCGCGCTGGACGACGACCTGGAATTCGAACTCGATGACGCCGAGCCTGAACCCACCCCGGCCCCGGTCGCGGCCGCCCCGGCGGCCCCTGCTCCCTCGCTGGGCGGCTGGGAGTGGAGTGCGCCCAGCCCGGCCAGCGGTTCCCCGCTCGTGCCCGCACCCGTGGCCGACGTGGTGGCCGATCCTGTTCCCACCTTCAGCCTGCCCATGCCGGCCGCCCAGGAGGTCTCGGGCGTTGCCGCGCCAGAGGTGGGCACGCCGGCACCCGCCGCGGAGCCCTTCCCGTTCGGGGCAGGGACGGTGGAGGCCCCGGCCTCCATGCCGGTGGCGGAACCGGTCGCCGAGCCCGCAGCGGTGCCGGCCGCGGGCCTGGGCAGCCTGCTGTCCCGCCTGTACCAGCAGCCGGCCCCGACCCCGGAGCCGGTGACTCCCGCCCCGGCCCCGGCCGACGTGACCCCTGCCGCACCGGCCCCGTGGCAGCCCGCTCCGGCCATGGATCTCGATGCGCCGGATCAGGACTCCGGTCCGGCGCTGGACACCGGCACCAACTGGCCGGCGCCCGCCGCTCCGGAACCCGTGGCCCAGCCGGCCTGGGCGCCGGCGTGGACGGCCGACGTCACGCCGGTGGCTGCGGCTCCGCTGCCCGAGCCCCAGGCCGCCGAACCCGAGGCCGCCGATCCCATGCCGGCCCATGTGGCCGAGCCGGTGGCCACTGCTCCTGCGATCGCCGAGCCCACCGAACCCGAGTCCACCGAACCCGAGCCGGTCAGCGCCGAGGCGAAGCCCGCCACGCCTGAGCCCACCGCGCCCGTGGTCGAGGATGCGCCGGCGTCCGAGCCCGACCCTGAGCCGGTCGCCGCTGCGCCGGTGCCGGTGGCCGCCGCGCCCCAGGCCGGTCAGGACGCCGTGTGGTTCGGCACCTACCTGCGCCGTGACACCGATATGGCGGCCCTGACCGACCTGCACGGGCAGCTCGTGGCGGCGCTCGGACAGCACCTGCCGCTGGCGCTGCTGGTCGCCCGCGCCGCGCAGCGCCACGCCGGGCACCTGGGCCTGCACAGCGTGGCCCTCCAGGGCGCGTCCGGTGCCCGTAGCGTGGACGGCGAGACCCTGCGGGCCGCCGCCGACGCCAGCACCCACGAGTATCAGGGCACCCCGGATCTGCTGGTCGTGGACGCCGGTGCCCACGGCCTGGACGACCTGCACTACCCCCACACCACGACCCTGTCGGTCGGGCGCCTGCAGGATGGCCGCGCCGCCCTGACCCTGAACGGCACCGTGGATGCGGGCCGGGGCGCAGAGTTCCTGGCCGCCGTGGCGACCACGCTGGGCCAGCCGGTGCTGCTGCTGCTGTAG
- a CDS encoding AraC family transcriptional regulator, with protein sequence MGKDPRLQREPGGTAGRPLRFAPVLWRALLQAAGDVPDTHPLAGDLARWRSDADALKTVPLLGAFHVNTLIRTALHGSRSSALGIDIGRTQTLSSFGPAGFAMMTSATLGEAFRVGLHYQRLIGTPLLLHAETVGDDVHLHLQSGVALHTDVERFLIEEFLASLIAILRQETGRDLRPTRTELTSPALPPDTQRRYHAAFGDITLGAPGHVTVVPAWWFPLPLLRADPAAHRDAVAWCERLSYGEAQRAGHTFDAQVRDCLRQQPADARHLTDVAAVLGLHPRTVRHRLARLGTSFRALRAEVLSDQAQEWLTSSGASTDHIAHELGYSDARSLRRAVRNWTGRTPHDLRQQPSTAAEDQE encoded by the coding sequence ATGGGCAAGGATCCGCGGCTGCAGCGCGAACCGGGGGGCACCGCCGGCCGGCCCCTGCGGTTCGCCCCGGTGCTGTGGCGGGCGCTGCTCCAGGCCGCTGGAGACGTACCGGACACCCACCCGCTGGCCGGCGACCTGGCGCGCTGGCGCTCGGATGCCGACGCCCTGAAGACCGTGCCGCTGCTGGGCGCGTTTCACGTGAACACGCTGATCCGCACGGCCCTGCACGGCAGCCGCTCCAGCGCCCTGGGCATCGACATCGGCCGCACGCAGACGCTCAGCTCCTTCGGCCCGGCGGGCTTCGCCATGATGACCAGCGCCACCCTGGGCGAGGCCTTCCGGGTCGGCCTGCACTACCAGCGCCTGATCGGAACGCCCCTGCTGCTGCACGCCGAGACCGTCGGTGACGACGTGCACCTGCACCTGCAGTCCGGAGTCGCTCTGCATACGGACGTCGAGCGCTTCCTGATCGAGGAATTCCTGGCCAGCCTGATCGCGATCCTGCGGCAGGAGACCGGCCGCGACCTGCGGCCGACCCGCACTGAACTGACCTCCCCGGCCCTGCCGCCGGACACGCAGCGGCGCTATCACGCTGCGTTCGGGGACATCACGCTGGGCGCACCCGGACACGTGACTGTGGTGCCGGCCTGGTGGTTTCCCCTTCCGCTCCTCCGCGCCGATCCGGCCGCCCACCGGGACGCCGTGGCGTGGTGCGAGCGCCTGAGCTACGGCGAGGCGCAGCGGGCCGGCCACACCTTCGACGCCCAGGTGCGCGACTGCCTGCGCCAGCAGCCTGCCGACGCCCGGCACCTGACGGACGTGGCCGCCGTGCTGGGCCTGCACCCACGAACCGTCCGCCACCGCCTGGCCCGCCTGGGCACGTCCTTCCGCGCCCTCCGTGCCGAGGTGCTCTCCGATCAGGCGCAGGAGTGGCTGACCTCGTCCGGGGCCTCGACCGATCACATCGCCCACGAACTGGGTTACAGCGACGCCCGCAGCCTGCGCCGCGCCGTGCGGAACTGGACGGGCCGGACTCCCCACGACCTGCGGCAGCAGCCCTCGACAGCGGCAGAGGATCAGGAGTGA
- a CDS encoding macro domain-containing protein, with translation MPLALVQGDIAAQTTDVIVTAANAQLMGGGGVDGVIHRAAGPELLRAIREIGGTPTGTAVITPAFGLEAQGVKAVIHAVGPIWRGGAGGEAGLLAGAYRASLEFTVQGGYSSVAFPAISTGVYGYPLEQAAGVALRTIRDVLTTHPELDVRVVLYDRGALNVFQRVLERLDAHPGA, from the coding sequence ATGCCGCTGGCCCTCGTGCAGGGCGACATCGCCGCGCAGACCACGGACGTGATCGTCACGGCCGCCAATGCCCAGCTGATGGGCGGCGGCGGTGTGGACGGCGTGATCCACCGCGCCGCCGGGCCGGAACTGCTGCGGGCCATCCGGGAGATCGGTGGCACCCCCACCGGAACCGCCGTCATCACCCCGGCCTTCGGGCTGGAAGCACAGGGCGTGAAGGCTGTGATCCATGCCGTCGGCCCCATCTGGCGGGGTGGGGCAGGGGGCGAGGCGGGGCTGCTGGCCGGGGCGTACCGCGCCAGTCTGGAATTCACTGTCCAGGGCGGCTATTCCTCGGTCGCCTTCCCGGCGATCAGCACCGGGGTGTACGGCTATCCGCTGGAGCAGGCGGCCGGGGTCGCCCTGAGGACGATCCGAGATGTTCTGACCACCCATCCGGAGCTGGACGTGCGTGTGGTGCTGTACGACCGGGGCGCCCTGAACGTCTTTCAACGGGTGCTGGAGCGGCTGGACGCACATCCGGGTGCATAA
- the fmt gene encoding methionyl-tRNA formyltransferase: MTSPPLRVAFFGSPAFAVPVLDAIRAQFPVVLVVAQPDKPVGRGLKLTPPPVAAHAQALGLPLAQPKKLRGNAEFEATLRDSGAAVAVTCAYGKILPASLLAVPRYGFLNTHTSLLPAYRGAAPIQWALINGETVTGTTIMQTDPGMDTGPVLLQEALPIEPAWTSVELADALATQAARLIAAALERVDTLTPTPQDGALATHAPMLVKEDGFVRWTDSAAQIVNRSRGVAAWPQTTAFLNGARLKLTALTAAEGHGQPGEVLRVDETGMTVAAGAGAVRIGAVQPEARKAQPASAWAHAAGVTPGTRLDVWEPPTS, encoded by the coding sequence TTGACCTCTCCCCCGCTGCGCGTTGCCTTTTTCGGCTCGCCGGCCTTCGCCGTGCCGGTGCTGGACGCGATCCGTGCACAGTTCCCGGTCGTGCTGGTCGTGGCGCAGCCGGACAAGCCGGTGGGGCGCGGCCTGAAGCTCACGCCGCCGCCGGTCGCGGCACACGCGCAGGCACTGGGGCTCCCGCTGGCCCAGCCGAAGAAGCTGCGCGGCAACGCGGAGTTCGAGGCGACGCTGCGGGACAGTGGCGCAGCCGTGGCCGTGACCTGCGCCTACGGCAAGATCCTGCCGGCGTCGCTCCTGGCCGTGCCCAGATACGGCTTCCTGAACACGCACACCAGCCTGCTGCCCGCGTACCGGGGGGCCGCGCCGATCCAGTGGGCCCTGATCAACGGCGAGACGGTGACCGGCACGACCATCATGCAGACCGATCCCGGCATGGACACCGGCCCGGTGCTGCTTCAGGAGGCGCTGCCCATCGAGCCCGCGTGGACGAGTGTGGAACTCGCGGACGCGCTGGCCACGCAGGCCGCGCGGCTGATCGCGGCCGCCCTGGAGCGCGTGGACACGCTGACGCCCACCCCGCAGGACGGAGCACTGGCCACGCACGCCCCCATGCTGGTCAAGGAGGACGGCTTCGTGCGCTGGACGGACAGCGCCGCGCAGATCGTGAACCGTTCCCGGGGCGTGGCCGCGTGGCCGCAGACGACCGCCTTCCTGAACGGTGCCCGCCTGAAACTCACGGCGCTGACGGCAGCCGAGGGGCACGGCCAGCCCGGCGAGGTACTGCGGGTGGACGAGACCGGCATGACGGTGGCAGCGGGCGCGGGCGCGGTGAGGATCGGAGCCGTGCAGCCCGAGGCCCGCAAGGCTCAGCCTGCGTCGGCCTGGGCCCACGCGGCGGGGGTCACGCCGGGCACCCGGCTGGACGTGTGGGAACCGCCCACGTCCTGA
- a CDS encoding Lrp/AsnC family transcriptional regulator, producing the protein MVTAIVMVQAERHSIQSTAEALAGVDGVREVYSVTGEWDIVAVLKLAQYEDLDDVVTGGLRRVPGIVRTQTMLAFRTYSEELLDQGFGVGLDESHSS; encoded by the coding sequence ATGGTGACCGCAATCGTGATGGTTCAGGCCGAGCGCCACAGTATCCAGAGCACCGCCGAGGCGCTGGCCGGCGTGGATGGCGTCCGTGAGGTCTATTCCGTGACGGGGGAGTGGGACATCGTGGCTGTCCTGAAGCTGGCGCAGTACGAGGATCTGGACGACGTGGTGACCGGCGGTCTGCGCCGCGTGCCGGGCATCGTGCGCACCCAGACCATGCTGGCCTTCCGCACCTACAGCGAGGAACTGCTCGATCAGGGCTTCGGCGTGGGTCTGGATGAGAGCCACAGCAGCTGA
- a CDS encoding Lrp/AsnC family transcriptional regulator — protein sequence MTATVPTTGQPTGDQPAPPSPRDQLLNRIQRDIPIVQRPYAVIAQDVGLSEQEALAILREVKAEGVLRQVSAIFDTRTLGYQSSLVAAVHDADQLDAGAAVVNGHPGVSHNYRRNHDFNLWYTIAVPPESDLEAHVQKLHELSGARLTRLMPTLHLFKIGVEFDMTGKEAWNAKAAPQYTSEQRNIGYAVTELDRAFVVEFQKDLPVTEEPYADACAALGLSIDEVAAHAEKMKAAGALRRVSAVFRHQQAGFTFNAMGVWAVPQDDVAAVGRRMAEFKAVSHCYLRPTYPEWPYTIFTMVHGRSKDEAFGKIQAIEQEVVPGTDHAILYSTKEYKKVRLEFYKPEFYGWARTHLGTDA from the coding sequence ATGACCGCCACCGTCCCCACCACTGGTCAGCCCACGGGCGACCAGCCGGCCCCCCCCAGCCCGCGCGACCAGCTCCTGAACCGCATCCAGCGCGATATTCCCATCGTGCAGCGGCCGTACGCGGTGATCGCGCAGGACGTCGGGCTGAGTGAGCAGGAGGCCCTGGCGATCCTGCGCGAGGTCAAGGCCGAGGGCGTGCTGCGGCAGGTGAGCGCCATCTTCGACACGCGCACCCTGGGCTACCAGAGCAGCCTGGTCGCAGCCGTCCACGACGCCGACCAGCTCGATGCTGGCGCAGCGGTCGTGAATGGGCACCCCGGCGTGAGCCACAACTACCGCCGCAATCACGATTTCAACCTGTGGTACACGATCGCCGTCCCGCCCGAGAGCGATCTGGAGGCCCACGTCCAGAAGCTGCACGAGCTGAGCGGCGCGCGCCTGACCCGCCTGATGCCCACCCTGCACCTGTTCAAGATCGGGGTGGAGTTCGACATGACCGGCAAGGAGGCGTGGAACGCCAAGGCCGCGCCTCAGTACACCAGCGAACAGCGCAACATCGGCTACGCGGTGACCGAGCTTGACCGCGCCTTCGTGGTGGAGTTCCAGAAGGATCTGCCGGTGACCGAGGAACCCTACGCGGACGCCTGCGCCGCGCTGGGCCTGAGCATTGACGAGGTCGCCGCGCACGCCGAGAAGATGAAGGCGGCCGGGGCGCTGCGGCGCGTGTCGGCCGTGTTCCGCCACCAGCAGGCGGGCTTCACCTTCAACGCCATGGGCGTGTGGGCGGTGCCCCAGGACGACGTGGCAGCGGTCGGGCGGCGCATGGCCGAGTTCAAGGCCGTGTCTCACTGCTACCTGCGGCCCACCTACCCGGAGTGGCCGTACACGATCTTCACCATGGTGCACGGCCGCAGCAAGGACGAGGCCTTCGGGAAGATCCAGGCCATCGAGCAGGAGGTCGTGCCGGGCACGGATCACGCCATCCTGTACTCGACCAAGGAGTACAAGAAGGTGCGGCTGGAGTTCTACAAGCCCGAGTTCTACGGGTGGGCCAGAACACACCTCGGCACGGACGCCTGA
- a CDS encoding SDR family NAD(P)-dependent oxidoreductase: MTATRNPAGWVAVLTGAAGAIGAEIAVALDAAGARLALVDLNREALERVQDRLSRPAQLIVADLTRPEDIGRIRAEVIGHHGACHLLINNAGVVMVEAFERSTPETIETELRVNLLAPALLSREFFPWLCLGFQSGRHTERGQIVNIVSMASIVPIAESAVYTASKFGLRGLMLALHQRFAARGVHVSSILPGAVDTGMLRHEATHGGSALNFLSEPQTARQIAQAVMKTIARPRVERYVPMSDGVSGLLVMLFPGLLSRLTPLMSVLGERGRQRYLRTRGLVAVTPRDTTGPVTRP, encoded by the coding sequence ATGACGGCCACGCGGAACCCGGCCGGGTGGGTCGCGGTGCTGACCGGCGCGGCCGGCGCCATCGGGGCCGAGATCGCCGTGGCGCTGGACGCCGCCGGGGCGCGGCTGGCCCTGGTCGATCTGAACCGGGAGGCGCTGGAGAGGGTGCAGGATCGCCTGAGCCGCCCGGCGCAGCTGATCGTGGCCGACCTGACCCGCCCCGAGGACATCGGGCGCATCCGCGCCGAGGTGATTGGCCACCACGGGGCCTGCCACCTGCTGATCAACAACGCGGGTGTCGTGATGGTGGAGGCCTTCGAGCGCAGCACCCCGGAGACCATAGAGACGGAGCTGCGCGTGAACCTCCTGGCCCCAGCCCTGCTGAGCCGCGAGTTCTTCCCGTGGCTGTGCCTGGGCTTCCAGAGTGGTCGCCACACCGAGCGCGGTCAGATCGTGAACATCGTGTCGATGGCGAGCATCGTGCCCATCGCGGAGAGCGCGGTCTACACGGCCTCCAAGTTCGGTCTGCGCGGCCTGATGCTGGCCCTGCACCAGCGCTTCGCGGCGCGGGGCGTGCACGTGAGCAGCATCCTGCCGGGGGCGGTCGATACCGGCATGCTGCGCCACGAGGCCACCCACGGCGGTTCGGCGCTGAACTTCCTGAGCGAGCCGCAGACCGCCCGGCAGATCGCCCAGGCGGTCATGAAGACCATCGCGCGGCCCCGGGTCGAGCGCTACGTGCCCATGTCGGACGGCGTGTCCGGCCTGCTGGTCATGCTGTTCCCGGGCCTGCTGTCCCGCCTGACCCCCCTGATGAGCGTGCTGGGCGAACGCGGCCGCCAGCGCTACCTGCGAACACGCGGCCTGGTGGCCGTCACGCCGCGCGACACGACCGGGCCGGTCACGCGGCCATGA
- the gmk gene encoding guanylate kinase encodes MTSDPSAIPLHHAARRGLLIVMTGASGVGKGTLREQWLAGQDVFYSTSWTTREARPGERDGIDYIFVTPAAFEAKVMADGFLEHASFVGNSYGTPIEPIEAALSRGQDVVLEIEVEGAMQVKARMGDEAILVFIMPPSLTELRRRLEGRATETPERIEKRLARAREEIREAHEFRFVVVNDDLEKAVEGLRAIQTAERARQLPENEWTPEDRAARLRADTLRSYALSDADLQRVVES; translated from the coding sequence ATGACCTCCGACCCGTCCGCCATTCCTCTGCATCACGCTGCCCGCCGCGGCCTGCTCATTGTCATGACCGGCGCGTCCGGGGTGGGCAAGGGCACCCTGCGCGAGCAGTGGCTGGCCGGACAGGACGTGTTCTATTCGACCTCCTGGACGACCCGTGAGGCCCGCCCCGGCGAGCGCGACGGCATCGACTACATCTTCGTCACCCCCGCCGCCTTCGAGGCGAAGGTCATGGCCGACGGCTTTCTGGAACACGCGTCCTTTGTCGGCAACAGCTACGGCACACCGATCGAGCCGATCGAGGCGGCCCTGAGCCGGGGGCAGGACGTGGTGCTGGAGATCGAGGTCGAGGGGGCCATGCAGGTCAAGGCCCGCATGGGCGACGAGGCCATCCTCGTGTTCATCATGCCGCCCAGCCTGACCGAGCTGCGCCGCCGCCTGGAGGGCCGCGCCACCGAGACGCCTGAGCGCATCGAGAAGCGCCTTGCCCGGGCCCGCGAGGAGATCCGCGAGGCCCATGAGTTCCGCTTCGTGGTCGTGAACGACGACCTGGAGAAGGCCGTCGAGGGGCTGCGGGCGATCCAGACCGCCGAGCGTGCCCGGCAGCTCCCGGAAAACGAGTGGACGCCCGAAGACCGCGCCGCGCGCCTCAGGGCCGACACCCTGCGCTCGTACGCCCTGAGCGACGCTGACCTCCAGCGCGTCGTGGAGTCCTGA